One Dehalococcoidia bacterium genomic region harbors:
- the rplT gene encoding 50S ribosomal protein L20 — protein MARVKRGTNKRRRHKKVLAQVKGHVGARHRSYRRAHESLIHAFYYAYEHRRDRKGQFRRLWIARINAAARLHGLSYSRLVDGLKRAGIELDRKVLADLAVREPETFAGLVARARDALASSS, from the coding sequence GTGGCCAGGGTCAAGCGGGGCACCAACAAGAGGCGTCGACACAAGAAAGTGCTGGCCCAGGTAAAGGGGCATGTGGGAGCACGCCACCGCTCCTACCGTCGCGCCCACGAGTCCCTGATCCACGCCTTCTACTACGCGTACGAACATCGGCGCGACCGCAAGGGGCAGTTCCGGCGGCTGTGGATCGCTCGCATCAACGCTGCTGCCCGCCTCCATGGCCTCTCTTACAGCCGCCTGGTGGACGGGCTCAAGAGGGCGGGCATAGAGCTGGACCGCAAGGTCCTGGCCGACCTGGCGGTGCGGGAGCCCGAGACCTTCGCCGGCCTCGTGGCCAGGGCCAGGGACGCCCTGGCCAGCTCCAGCTAG
- the rpmI gene encoding 50S ribosomal protein L35, giving the protein MPKPKKYKLKSHSGAKDRFHVTGSGKFVRRKGHVSHLHRKKRPATLRQASQKLPVSDADVPRLRRLLPYS; this is encoded by the coding sequence TTGCCCAAGCCGAAGAAGTATAAGCTGAAGAGCCACTCGGGCGCTAAGGATCGCTTCCACGTCACGGGCAGCGGCAAGTTCGTGCGGCGCAAGGGGCACGTGAGCCACCTGCACCGCAAGAAGCGCCCTGCCACTCTGCGTCAGGCGTCCCAGAAGCTGCCCGTCTCGGACGCCGACGTGCCGCGACTGCGCCGGCTGCTACCCTATTCGTAG
- the infC gene encoding translation initiation factor IF-3 has product MRKELPINERIRAREVRLIDQNGRNQGVVPLAKALAMAREAGLDLVEVDPSGNPPVCRILDYGKWKYQQEKKEREARRHHKGGELHEVRLRPNIGQHDLEFKIKIVARLLEGGDKVRVAVRFRRGREMDHPERGHEVLRKVREALDGIGVVEREPVMEGQFLSMIIAPGRKSAQKAGAASGKREVEKSLAQAEEV; this is encoded by the coding sequence ATACGGAAGGAGCTGCCGATAAACGAGCGGATACGGGCCAGGGAGGTCCGCCTCATCGACCAGAACGGCCGCAATCAGGGGGTGGTGCCTCTGGCCAAAGCCCTGGCCATGGCCAGGGAGGCGGGCCTAGACCTGGTAGAGGTAGACCCTAGCGGTAACCCACCCGTATGCCGCATACTGGACTACGGCAAGTGGAAGTACCAGCAGGAAAAGAAGGAGCGTGAGGCCCGCCGCCACCACAAGGGCGGCGAGCTGCACGAGGTAAGGCTGCGGCCCAACATCGGGCAGCACGACCTGGAGTTCAAAATCAAGATAGTGGCCCGCCTGCTGGAGGGCGGCGACAAGGTGCGAGTGGCTGTCCGCTTCCGCCGGGGTCGCGAGATGGACCACCCGGAGCGAGGCCACGAAGTGCTCAGGAAGGTGCGAGAGGCCCTCGATGGCATCGGGGTAGTGGAGCGAGAGCCGGTCATGGAGGGCCAGTTCCTGAGCATGATAATCGCGCCCGGGCGCAAGAGCGCCCAAAAGGCAGGGGCTGCCTCCGGCAAGCGGGAGGTGGAGAAGAGCCTTGCCCAAGCCGAAGAAGTATAA
- a CDS encoding biotin/lipoyl-binding protein, which translates to MAEKYLVRLGRDIYEVEVEEGPDGLRAALNGHWHRLRLEQVGVGSQPLYLLEVDGRPFEAYAEPRAGGYEVTIGFRRYAVHVQTARSGRPVMPTVEAEGWQPAAGGGWMVLSPMSGVVQEVQVSPGQQVREGDVLLVIESMKMNNELRAQYGGTVREVYVATGQRVEPGQALLLLA; encoded by the coding sequence GTGGCGGAGAAATACCTAGTCCGCCTGGGCCGCGACATCTACGAGGTGGAGGTGGAGGAGGGACCGGACGGGTTGCGGGCTGCCCTGAACGGCCACTGGCACCGGCTGCGCCTGGAGCAGGTGGGGGTCGGGTCCCAGCCGCTCTACCTCCTGGAGGTGGACGGTCGCCCCTTCGAGGCCTACGCCGAACCCCGCGCCGGCGGCTACGAGGTCACCATAGGCTTCCGTCGCTACGCCGTCCACGTCCAGACGGCCCGTAGCGGGCGTCCCGTGATGCCCACAGTCGAGGCCGAAGGCTGGCAGCCTGCTGCTGGCGGCGGCTGGATGGTCCTTTCGCCCATGAGCGGTGTCGTCCAGGAGGTTCAGGTGTCGCCAGGGCAGCAGGTCCGCGAAGGCGATGTCCTGCTGGTGATCGAGTCCATGAAGATGAACAATGAGCTGCGGGCCCAGTACGGCGGCACCGTCCGCGAAGTCTACGTGGCGACCGGGCAGAGGGTGGAGCCAGGCCAGGCCCTGTTGCTGCTGGCCTAG